Genomic segment of Pseudomonas sp. CCI4.2:
CTTGAAAAAACCACCGGGGATCTTGCCCGCGGCGTAGGTCTTTTCCTGGTAGTGGACGGAAAGTGGGAAGAAGCCTTTACCTGCGTCAGCTTGCTTGGCACCGACCACAGTCACTAACACGCTGACGTCGTCGTCAACGGTGACCAATACTGCGCCGGAAGCTTGACGGGCGATACGGCCAGTCTCGAGGGTGACGGTCGATTGACCGAACTGGAATTTCTTGATTACCGGGTTCACGGTTTCCTACCTTCTTTGGTGGCTCTTGGGGGAACTGGTTTCTTGCGAATTCTTGGGCAGTGAAAGGGTTCGGACCTATCGACCGTCCAGATAAAACTTGAGGCTGGAAGCCTGCCAGACCGTTCGAGCAAACCCGAAAAGTCGTGACAAACAACCAACCTCTATCGACATCGCTATTAGCGACGCAGACCCAGACGACCGATCAGGGCGCTGTAACGGCTAACTTCTTTACCTTTCAGGTAATCCAGCAGCTTGCGACGCTGGTTTACCATACGGATCAGACCACGACGTGAGTGGTGATCTTTACCGTTGATCTTGAAGTGACCCTGCAATTTGTTGATGTTGGCGGTCAGCAGTGCAACTTGCACTTCTGGCGAACCAGTATCACCAACAGCTTGCTGGTAGTCGGCAACGATTTGAGCTTTTTCTTCAACGCTGAGTGCCATGTGGGCAATCCTTAATCACGGAAACCGCTCCAGAGAGACGATTTCAATAGGCCGAGGGCAAACCCCCGTATTTTAAAATGAGTTGTGACCGCGCCTACTGACAGCCACCCTCGTTCGGTCATTCTGACCGAATCAATCGACGTGGCGCGATGCGCCCGTCTTCACTCACTTCACCGATACCGATGAAGCGACCTTCATGATCTTGTACACGGACCATACCGAATTGCGGCGCGTCCGGTGCTCTGACGGGTTGACCATGCAACCAGTAGAACGAACTGTGTTCCGAAAACTGCAACAGCGGCCAATGCAACAAACCACTGTCTGATGGCATCAGGAAGCGATCAACCGCTTCATTGCCGCCATCGGCGTGTACTTGCTCCAACTCTTCCAACGTGACCGTTTGGGCCAAGCTGAAAGGTCCGGCCTGGGTACGACGCAACTCAGCAACGTAAGCACCACAACCGAGTTTTTCACCAATATCCTCAACCAATGTGCGGATATAGGTGCCTTTGGTGCAATCAACTGCGAGGCGTGCCGTGTCGGCTTCGCACTCAAGCAATTCCAGGCGCGCAATAGTAACAGAACGCGGTTCACGCTCCACCACTTCCCCGGCCCGGGCTAGCTTGTATAACGGCTGCCCGTCACGCTTGAGCGCTGAGTACATGGGCGGTATCTGACTGATTTCACCGCGGAAACTCGGTAAAACAGCTTCGATATCGGCACGACCAACGGTCACTGGACGAATTTGTAACACGTCACCTTCCGCGTCGGCAGTGGTGGTTGTTTTACCCAATTGCATTCTCGTTTCGTACGCTTTGTCCGAATCGAGCAAGTATTGGGAAAACTTGGTGGCTTCACCAAAGCACAATGGCAACACACCCGTTGCGAGCGGGTCGAGGCTGCCAGTGTGGCCAGCCTTCTCCGCGTTAAGCAGCCAACGGACCTTTTGCAAGGCGGCGTTAGAAGTGAAACCCAGCGGCTTGTCGAGCAGAATGATCCCACTGACGTTGCGGCGTATACGCTTGACCTGAGCCATTTGCGTTACTCCTTGCTGGTTTCTGGCTTGTCACTGTCTGGCGTAATGCTTTGCGGAGCGCCTTCCGGGTGCTGACCATCTTCGGCAACAGCACGCTCGATGAGCGCCGAAAGATGGGCACCACGCACGACACTTTCGTCGTAGTGGAAGTGCAGCTGCGGAACGCTGCGCAGTTTCATTTCGCGGGCCAACTGCATGCGCAGGAACCCTGCTGCCGAGTTGAGCACTTTGATGGTCTGCGCTATTTCTTCGGCGCTGTCTTGCCCCATCACGGTCATAAAAATTTTCGCATGACCGACATCGCGACTGACGTCGACGGCGGTGATAGTCACCAGGCCGACGCGCGGGTCTTTGATTTCGCGGCGGATCAACTGAGCCAGCTCGCGCTGCATCTGATCGCCAATACGTTGGGTACGGCTATATTCTTTTGCCATGTCTACTACCTGTCACCGACCTGGGGCGAAAACCCTCACGGTCTGAAAGCGGCAAACGCCCGGCCTGACAAAAGTCAGACCGGGCGTTGCGTTTAGAGCCCATGAACAACCGCCTGGCATTTGCATGCTGCGGTCGACCATGGCTCTTGAAGCTCGCGACTTAAAGGCTGCGAGCCACTTGGACCTTCTCGAAGACTTCGATCTTGTCACCGACTTTGACGTCGTTATAGCTCTTCACGCCGATACCGCATTCCATGCCGGCACGTACTTCGGAAGCGTCATCTTTAAAGCGGCGCAGGGATTCCAGCTCGCCTTCGAAGATAACGATGTCTTCACGCAGTACACGGATTGGACGGTTACGGTGAACAACACCTTCGATAACCATACAACCGGCGATCGCGCCAAACTTCGGCGAACGGAACACGTCACGCACTTCGGCGGTACCCAGGATATTTTCCCGGACGTCGCTGCCAAGCATACCGGTGAGGGCTTTCTTGACGTCTTCGATGATGTCGTAGATCACGTTGTAGTAACGCATATCCAGACCTTCCTGCTCGACTATCCTGCGAGCGCCAGCATCGGCACGCACGTTGAAGCCAAACAGTACAGCGTTGGAAGCCAATGCCAGGTTAGCGTCGCTCTCGGTGATACCACCGACACCGCCACCTACCACACGCACTTGCACTTCGTCGTTGCCCAGGCCATTCAAGGCACCGTTCAACGCTTCCAACGAACCACGGACATCAGATTTGAGGACGATATTAAGCGTCTTCTTCTCTTCCTGGCCCATGTTCTCGAAGATGTTTTCCAGCTTGCCAGCGTGAGCACGAGCCAGTTTGACTTCGCGGTACTTGCCTTGACGGAACAGAGCCACTTCACGGGCTTTCTTCTCGTCCGCCAGTACGCTGAGTTCATCACCCGCTTCCGGAGTACCGTCCAGGCCGAGAATCTCGACAGGGATGGAAGGACCGGCTTCCTTGATCGACTTGCCGTTCTCGTCGAGCATGGCGCGGATACGGCCATAGTTCGAACCGACCAGCACCATGTCGCCTTGGCGCAACGTACCGTCTTGAACCAGAACAGTTGCAACCGGACCACGACCTTTGTCGAGACGCGATTCAACTACAACGCCACGGCCGGGAGCCGATGGAGTTGCTTTCAGTTCCAGTACTTCGGCTTGCAACAAGACCGCTTCAAGCAGTTCGTCTACACCAGTACCCACTTTCGCGGACACTGAAACGAAAGGCGTGTCGCCACCCCATTCTTCAGACGTAACGCCGTAAACAGACAGCTCGCTACGGATACGATCGAGATCAGCACCCGGCTTGTCGATTTTGTTCACTGCTACAACCAACGGAACACCGGCGGCCTTGGCATGTTGAACAGCTTCGATGGTCTGCGGCATAACGCCGTCGTCCGCAGCAACAACCAGAATCACAATGTCGGTGGCCTTGGCACCACGGGCACGCATTGCAGTAAACGCAGCGTGACCAGGGGTGTCGAGGAAAGTCACCATGCCACGGTCAGTTTCGACGTGGTATGCACCGATGTGCTGGGTGATGCCGCCGGCTTCGCCCGCTGCAACCTTGGCACGACGGATGTAGTCGAGCAGCGAGGTTTTACCATGGTCAACGTGGCCCATTACGGTCACTACTGGCGCACGGGAGAACGTCTCACCTTCGAACTTCAGCGATTCGGCCAACGAATCTTCCAGGGCATTGTCGCTGACCAGTTTGACCTTGTGGCCCAACTCTTCGGCGATCAACTGGGCAGTTTCCTGATCCAGCACCTGGTTGATGGTCACCGGAGTGCCCATCTTGAACATGAACTTGATGACTTCAGCAGCCTTGACCGACATCTGTGCCGACAATTCGCCGACAGTGATGGTCTCGCCGATGGCAACGTCACGAACTACAGGGCCGGTTGGGCTCTGGAAACCGTGAGCGTTACGCTTCTTCAGCTTGGCCTTGCCACGACCGCCACGACGGAAGCTGTCGCTTTCTTCGTCGGTGGTACGAGGCGCAACACGTGGCGCAGGCGCTTTCTCTTTAACAGAGGCGCGATGCGGCGCGTTTTTACGGTCGCCATCACCGCCCGTGCTACGACGATTGTTATCGTCGGCACGTGGCTTGTCTGGACGACGCTGTTCGTCATTGCGTTTGCGAGCATCAGCAACCGGTGCAGCTGCAACCGGCGCTTCACGCACAGGCTCAGCAACAGGAGCAGGAGCGGCGGCTACGGCTGGAGTCGATTGCGCAGCAGCAGGCTGGTTACGCGAATCTTCTTCGGTACGACGCTTGGCTTCTTCTTCGGTTTTCTGACGCGCAGCGTTTTCTACAGCACGACGCTCATCAAGCTCACGCTTGCGCTCGGCTTCGATTTCTTCCGGGCTGCGTTGTACAAAGACTTTCTTCTTGCGCACTTCAACGCTGATGCTTTTGCTGCCAGCAACGCGCAGGGTGCTAGTGGTTTTGCGCTGCAAAGTGATCTTGCGCGGCTCTTCCACTTTAGCCTTGTGACCGCTTTTCAAATGCGTCAACAGGGCTTGTTTCTCTATGTCGGTCACAACTTGCTCGGCGGCGGTGTGCGGCAGACCTGCCTCACGCATCTGCTGTAACAGGCGCTCTACCGGTGTGTCGACCACTGTGGCCAGTTCTTTCACCGTGACTTGCGTCATGCACTTCTCTCCTCAGGCCGCGCCTACTTACTCGAACCAATGGGCTCGGGCGGCCATGATCAACTTGCCGGCACGAATATCGTCAATGCCGTCGATGTCGAGCAGGTCGTCAATAGACTGCTCGGCCAGGTCTTCGCGGGTAACTACGCCGCGCACCGCCAGTTCCATCGCCAAATCCTTGTCCATACCCTCAAGCGAGAGCAGGTCTTCGGCCGGATGGGCGTCTGCCAGCTTTTCCTCAGTAGCGATGGCTTTAGTCAACAACCGATCCTTGGCCCGAGCGCGAAGCTCGTTGACGGTTTCCTCGTCAAAGCCGTCGATGTTGAGCATTTCTTCCAACGGTACGTAGGCAATCTCTTCCAGGCTAGTAAAGCCTTCATCAACCAGCACCTGGGCAAGGTCTTCATCGACTTCCAGCTCTTCGATGAAGTTGCGCAAGATGTCGCCGGTCTCTGCTTGCTGCTTAGCCTGGATGTCCGATTCGGTCATGACGTTCAGGGTCCAACCAGTCAACTGGCTAGCCAAACGAACGTTCTGACCGCCGCGACCAATGGCCTGAGCCAGATTGTCAGCGCCAACGGCGATGTCCATAGCATGGGCATCTTCGTCGACGATAATCGCCGCTACTTCAGCAGGCGACATGGCGTTAATTACGAACTGCGCCGGGTTGTCGTCCCACAGCACGATATCCACACGTTCGCCGCCCAATTCGCCAGAAACAGCTTGAACGCGCGAACCACGCATGCCGATACAAGCACCTTGCGGATCGATTCGTTTGTCCTTGGAGCGAACAGCGATTTTTGCACGCGAACCTGGGTCACGAGAGGCAGCCATCACCTCGATGAGACCTTCGGAAATTTCCGGCACTTCAATCCGGAACAGCTCGATCAGCATCTCTGGCGCAGTACGCGACAAGATCAACTGTGGCCCACGGTTTTCAGTGCGGATTTCTTTAAGCAGTGCACGAACGCGAACACCTACGCGGAAGGTTTCCCGCGAAATAATGTCTTCACGCGCCAGCAATGCTTCGGCATTGTTACCCAGGTCGACGATGACATTGTCACGCGTAACCTTTTTAACGGTGCCGGAAATGATTTCGCCCAGACGCTCACGGTAGGCATCTACCACTTGAGCACGTTCGGCTTCCCGAACCTTCTGCACGATGACCTGTTTAGCAGTCTGCGCAGCGATTCGACCGAACTCGATGGAGTCGATTTTAATTTCGACTACATCACCGGCAACTGCACCCGGCTGTTTTTCCTGAGCTTGATCTACAGCCAGTTCGTGTGCCGGGTCGTCGAGATCTTCATCTTCAACAACTGTCCAGCGCCGGAACGTCTCGTAGTTACCCGTCTGGCGATTAATCTCCACACGCAGTTCAACTTCATCTTCAAAACGCTTCTTGGTAGCAGTGGCAAGAGCCAGCTCCAACGCTTCAAAAATAACACCTGCCGGAACGCCCTTTTCATTGGACACCGACTCAACAACCAGCAGTACTTCTTTGCTCATCGTACGCCTCGCCTTTCGCAAGCCATTTGGATCCGCGGGATCCGCGTCTCAGTCAAAACTGGGAATAATGTTGGCTTTGTCGATCAAGTCGATCGGCAACAAGAATTCGTGGTCCTCTACCTGCACCACGATGTCCTGCTCCTCCACCCCGCGGAGAAGGCCCTGAAAGTTGCGACGACCCTCGAAGGGTGAACGCAACTTTATTTTCACTTGATCGCCGGCGTGCAAGGCAAACTGTTCAAGAGTGAACAGAGGGCGTTCCATACCAGGAGAAGAAACTTCAAGCGTGTATTCAACGGCAATCGGATCTTCTACGTCCAAAACACCGCTGATTTGACGGCTGACAATGGCGCAGTCATCCACCAAAACGCCGCCTTCTTTATCAATATAAATACGTAACAGTGAATGGCGACCTTGAGCTGAAAACTCAATCCCCCAGCATTCATAGCCCAGGGCCACGACCACCGGGGCCACCAAGGCCTGCAACTGTTCTAGCTTGCTCGACACCTGAACCCCCTTGTGCATGCGATGCAAATAAAAAATGGGCGAAACGCCCATCCCTGAAACGCCGTCGAATAGCGGCGTTATAAACTGTCCAGCTAACAAAAAGCCCCTAAAAAGGGGCTCCGCTAAAACTGGTTGCGGGGGCCGGATTTGAACCGACGACCTTCGGGTTATGAGCCCGACGAGCTACCAGACTGCTCCACCCCGCGACAAAGCTGGGGCGGAAGTATACGACCGATCCCTTACAGGGTCAATCGAACCTCCACCTACAGGAAAGCCCGCTATTGCGGGCTTTCCTGACAATTGGTACCGAGAAGGGGACTCGAACCCCTACACCCATTGGGCACAACCACCTCAAGGTTGCGTGTCTACCAATTCCACCACCTCGGCAATACAACTTTTTGGCGACCCTGCATCAGTCGCCTGCCCTACTTATTTCTGCTGTGGCGCTTGAGGTACGTCAGCAGGAACAACTGCTGGCTTTTGCGCTTCGAGCACCGGCACATCACTTACTACCGGTTTTTTCTGTGGTACTTCCAATACCGCTGGATCTGGCAAACCTACCTGAGTCAGCTGGTGAGCTTTCTCTTTAGCAAAGTAACCTAACCCCAAGCTGGTTATGAAAAAACCAGCGGCGAGTATAGCAGTAAATTTACTGAGAAAGGTAGAGGAACCTTGGCTTCCGAATACAGTATTTGAAGCACCTGCACCGAAAGACGCACCGGCGTCCGCACCTTTGCCCTGCTGTAGCAATACCAGAGCGATAACACCCAGGGCGCCCAACAGATGAAAAACGACTACGACTGTTTCCAGCATTTTTTCAGTTTCCCGCGGCGCGACAGATCGCACCGAACTCATCTGCATTCAGGGACGCTCCACCAATGAGCCCCCCATCGATATCCGGCATGCCGAACAGTTCAGCCGCATTGGCCGCCTTCACGCTGCCGCCATAAAGAAGTCGCACACCTTGCGCGACTTCAGCATTCTCTGCCGCCAACTGCGCACGAATGGCTGCGTGCACTTCCTGCGCCTGTTGGGGCGATGCAGTCAACCCGGTGCCTATAGCCCAGACTGGCTCGTAAGCGATGACTGCATTTACAAAAGCACCGACACCCAGCTCTTCGATGATGCTACCGAGCTGACGTCCTACCACTTCAAGCGTCTTGCCCGCCTCGCGCTGTTCAAGGGTTTCCCCCACACACAGCACTGGCGTCAAACCACACGCCTGAGCAGCCGCAAACTTGCGATTAAGCAACTCGTCATGCTCGCCCATTATCTGGCGGCGCTCGGAGTGTCCGATCAACACCAACGTACAACCCGCATCAGCCAGCTGACTCGGTGCAATTTCACCGGTCAGAGCACCTTGCGATGATTCTGCCGCTGAGTTTTGCGCACCCACAGCGATTGCCTTGCCACTTAGCCCGTCAATCACTTGATTCACGTACAAAAAAGGCGGAAAAACCGCTACATCAACACCGCTCGGCAAGACCAGATTACGAAGGCCTTTGGTCAGCTCAGCGACGCTGGCGCGGGTACCGTGCATTTTCCAGTTACCGGCTACCATAATGCGACGCATGCTATACCTCGTCGGTCAAAGTGGGCGCAGATGTTACCCAACCGCAACAACACTGGCAAGCCGAAATCAGGCGCAAACTTCAGTAACCAGTTTTACCAGCTCATCCGCATATCTATGAACCATCACCTCATCGTCACCTTCAACCATTACGCGCACCAACGGCTCAGTGCCAGACTTACGCAATAGCACACGGCCACGACCTCCCATGGCGGCCGTAACGCGCTGACATGCCTCTTTGACGGCCGGATGCTCAACAGGGTCGATGTCACCGGCATAGCGCACGTTGACCAGCACCTGAGGGCACTTGCGCAACGATTGACGCGCCAGCGCCAGGCTTTCACCGCGACGACGCAAGGCCAGCAGCACTTGGAGTGCTGCAATAATCGCATCGCCCGTCGTCGTGTGCTGGAAGCAAACGATATGCCCCGAATTTTCACCACCCAACTGCCAGTTACGCTCGAGCAGCTCAGCGGTCACGTAACGGTCACCGACACTTGCACGGACGAAAGGAATATCAAGCTCGGCAAAAGCGAGTTCAACACCCAGATTGGTCATCAAGGTGCCAACCACACCACCTTGCAGTTTGCCTCGCTCCTGCAAATCACGGGCAATGATGAACAAAAGGTCATCACCTTCAACAAGCGCACCCGTGTGATCAACCATCAAGACTCGATCGCCGTCACCGTCGAAGCCGATCCCGAGATCAGCCTGTTCGGCCAGCACTGCGGCTTGCAGGTTACCCATATGGGTCGAACCACAATTGTCATTGATGTTCAGACCATTGGGTTGCGCAGACAGTACCGTGACCTGAGCGCCCAACTCGCGAAATACGTTGGGGGCGACTTTGTAGGTAGCACCGTGCGCGCAGTCGATCACCAATTTCAGGCCAGCAAAATCGGTACTGGTCGGAACGCTGCTTTTGCAAAATTCGATATAACGACCCGCGGCGTCGTTGATGCGTGACACTTTGCCAAGCTTATCCGATTCCACTACCGTCATCGGCGTGTCGAGCAGTTCCTCGATCATCATTTCTACTTCGTCTGGAAGCTTGGCGCCCAGACCGGAGAAAAACTTGATCCCGTTATCATGGTGCGGGTTGTGCGAAGCGCTGATCACGATGCCCGCTTCGGCGTGAAAGGTTCGGGTCAGATAGGCGATCGCCGGCGTAGGCATAGGCCCAAGCAGCATGACGTCTGCGCCTGCAGCAGAAAGACCGGCTTCCAGCGCTGATTCGAACATATAGCCTGAGATTCGCGTGTCTTTACCCACCAAAACCCTGCAAGCACCTAGTCGGCGAAACGCGATCCCGACAGCCCAACCGAGTTTAAGCATGAACTCCGGAGTGATCGGGAACTGACCTACTCGACCACGAATACCGTCGGTACCAAAATATTTTCTAGTCATAGATGCTCCCTCATTCTTATTCAGCCGACTCGACAGCGGCAATCATCCGCACCACGTCGATGGTTTCGGCAACATCGTGCACACGCAAAATGCGCGCACCCTTGATCATGGCCATCGCCGCCAAGGCCAAGCCACCAGAAAGTCGTTCTGTGACAGGGCGCCCAAGGGCCTGCCCGATCATGCTCTTGCGCGACACGCCGACTAACAACGGCCTTCCCAGGGCATGCAAATCTTCCATATGCTTAAACAAGCTCAGGTTGTGCTGAAGATTTTTTGCGAAGCCAAAACCCGGGTCAAGAATGATTCGCTCATGAGGAATTCCAGCCCCTGCACACTGCTCCATCCGCTCGACCAGAAAGCTCCGCACTTCAGCCATAAGGTCCTGATACCGAGGATTGTCCTGCATATCCCCCGGCTCACCGCGCATGTGCATCAGGCAAACAGGCAAACCGGTAGCAGCCGCAGCATCCAAGGCGCCGTCTCGACGCAACGAGCGGACGTCGTTGATGAGTCCGGCACCCAAGCGAGCCGTTTCCCTAATCACCGCAGGAGTGGAGGTATCGACCGATATAATCACATCCAGCTCTCGACTTATAAGTTCGACCACCGGTGCAATTCGCTCAAGCTCTTCAAGCGGGGATACCACTCGCGCGCCAGGCCGAGTGGACTCACCACCCACATCAATAAGTGTCGCACCCGCCGCGACCATTGCTTGGGCATGGCGCAACGCGGCATCGCGATGACTGAAACGACCGCCATCGGAGAAGGAGTCAGGAGTGACATTCAGGATGCCCATAACATGCGTATGGGCTAAATCAAGAACCCGATTGCCGCAAGGCAACCGGGTTGGGTACAGCGCAGAAGTCATGTCAGACCTTAGAGTTCAGCAGCAGGACCGCCGATAGGCGCTTCTGGACGCGGGTCCAGCGGAGCTACCGGAGTACCAGTACCCGAGCCGCCCTGACCCCAATCACGAGGTTCGCGAGGAGCACGACCCGCCATGATGTCGTCGATCTGTTCCGCATCGATGGTTTCATACTTCATCAACGCATCAGCCATGGCGTCCAGCTTGTCACGGTGATCGGTCAAGATCTGCTTGGCCGAGCCGTAGCACTGATCAATGATGCTACGAACTTCCGAATCGATAAGTCTCGCAGTCTCGGCTGAGACGCTAGAGTTCTGACCACCACCGCCTCGACCCAAGTACATATCATTTTCATCTTCGGCATACATCAACGGGCCTAGCTTCTCGGACAGGCCCCATTTGGTGACCATGTTCCGGGCAATTTGACTGGCCCGCATGATGTCGTTAGATGCACCGGTAGTAACACCGTCAAAACCCAACGTCATCTCTTCAGCGATACGCCCGCCATAAAGCGAACAAATCTGGCTGATCAGCGCGCGCTTGGACAGGCTGTAGCGATCTTCCTCAGGCAGGAACATCGTTACACCCAGCGCCCGACCACGAGGGATAATCGACACCTTGTAGACCGGATCATGCTCAGGCACGACTCGACCAACAATTGCGTGACCCGCTTCGTGATACGCGGTATTACGCTTTTCTTTCTCGGACATGACCATGGACTTGCGCTCGGCGCCCATCATGATCTTGTCTTTGGCCAGTTCGAACTCTTTCATCTCAACGATGCGTTTACCGGTGCGAGCAGCGAACAGCGACGCTTCGTTGACCAGGTTGGCCAAGTCAGCACCGGAGAAGCCTGGCGTACCACGGGCGATCACACCTGGGTTGACGTCTTCGCCCATGGGCACTTTACGCATGTGAACTTTGAGAATTTGTTCGCGACCGCGAATATCGGGTAGTCCAACCACAACTTGACGGTCGAAACGGCCTGGACGCAGCAAAGCCGGGTCAAGTACGTCAGGACGGTTTGTGGCAGCAATGACGATGATGCCGTCATTCACTTCAAAGCCGTCCATCTCAACCAGCAACTGGTTAAGTGTTTGTTCGCGCTCGTCATGACCACCGCCCATGCCTGCACCACGATGCCGACCGACTGCGTCGATTTCATCGATGAAGATGATGCACGGCGCATGCTTCTTGGCTTGTTCAAACATGTCACGGACACGACTTGCGCCGACACCCACGAACATTTCAACGAAATCAGAACCGGAAATGGTGAAGAACGGCACCTTGGCTTCGCCGGCGATTGCCTTGGCGAGCAAGGTTTTACCGGTACCCGGAGGTCCGACCATCAATACGCCACGAGGAATTCGTCCGCCCAGACGTTGGAACTTGCCCGGATCGCGAAGGAATTCAACCAGCTCGCCAACTTCTTCTTTGGCTTCATCGCAACCGGCAACATCGCCCAGCGTGGTCTTGACCTGATCTTCGGAGAGCAGTCGTGCCTTACTCTTACCGAAGCTCATCGGCCCGCCTTTACCGCCAGCACCACCCTGCATCTGCCGCATGAAGAACATGAAGACGGCGATGATCACCAGGATCGGGAAGCTTGCTACCAATAGCTGAGTCCAAATGCTCTGCTGCTCTGGCTGCTTACCTTCGATAACCACGTTGTTATCAACCAAGTCACCAATCAGGCCGTTGTCCTGAATTGCAGGACGAATGGTCTTGAAGGTGTCGCCATCAGCGCGTTTACCGGTGATGACGTAGCCGTCTACGGCAACCTTCTCGACCTTGCCATCCTTAACCTGCTGGATGAACTCGGAATAATTGAGGGTTTGCGGCTCGTTTGGACTGGAGAAGTTGTTCATCACTGTCACGAGGACAGCGGCGATGATCAACCACAGGATCAGATTCTTTGCCATATCGTTCAATTAGCTACCCTCTGAAGCAAGCTCCACGCAGGAGCGTGCCTCGCATGATTTCACCGGCCTAACTTACTACATTACCTGCGGGTGTTGCAGGCGCCGTCTGTAACCCTTTGTGAAACTTTGACTACACGATGTTCGTTTATGCTTCGCTGACAGGCTATTAAATAAAAGCTATCGCCTCTACATCAAAGCCGCTCATCGCTTTCAGCCCCTTTAATGCCGCGGAATCCACGACCCAACAAGTACTGCTCACGGGACCGATCACGGGAAGCCGCCGGCTTGCGCATCTGGACCTTGTCAAACACTTGGCGAACCGACTTGTGGAACACGTCGAAACCATCGCCCTGGAAAACCTTGACCAGGAAATCGCCACCTGGGCGCAAGACCCGACCAGCTAAATCAAGCGCCAACTCGCATAAAAACATCGCGCGCGGCATGTCAACAGCAGCCAGTCCACTCATATTGGGGGCCATATCGGAAATCACAAGGTCTACTTGTGTATTACCGACCGCTTCG
This window contains:
- the glmM gene encoding phosphoglucosamine mutase — protein: MTRKYFGTDGIRGRVGQFPITPEFMLKLGWAVGIAFRRLGACRVLVGKDTRISGYMFESALEAGLSAAGADVMLLGPMPTPAIAYLTRTFHAEAGIVISASHNPHHDNGIKFFSGLGAKLPDEVEMMIEELLDTPMTVVESDKLGKVSRINDAAGRYIEFCKSSVPTSTDFAGLKLVIDCAHGATYKVAPNVFRELGAQVTVLSAQPNGLNINDNCGSTHMGNLQAAVLAEQADLGIGFDGDGDRVLMVDHTGALVEGDDLLFIIARDLQERGKLQGGVVGTLMTNLGVELAFAELDIPFVRASVGDRYVTAELLERNWQLGGENSGHIVCFQHTTTGDAIIAALQVLLALRRRGESLALARQSLRKCPQVLVNVRYAGDIDPVEHPAVKEACQRVTAAMGGRGRVLLRKSGTEPLVRVMVEGDDEVMVHRYADELVKLVTEVCA
- the folP gene encoding dihydropteroate synthase, translated to MTSALYPTRLPCGNRVLDLAHTHVMGILNVTPDSFSDGGRFSHRDAALRHAQAMVAAGATLIDVGGESTRPGARVVSPLEELERIAPVVELISRELDVIISVDTSTPAVIRETARLGAGLINDVRSLRRDGALDAAAATGLPVCLMHMRGEPGDMQDNPRYQDLMAEVRSFLVERMEQCAGAGIPHERIILDPGFGFAKNLQHNLSLFKHMEDLHALGRPLLVGVSRKSMIGQALGRPVTERLSGGLALAAMAMIKGARILRVHDVAETIDVVRMIAAVESAE
- the ftsH gene encoding ATP-dependent zinc metalloprotease FtsH encodes the protein MAKNLILWLIIAAVLVTVMNNFSSPNEPQTLNYSEFIQQVKDGKVEKVAVDGYVITGKRADGDTFKTIRPAIQDNGLIGDLVDNNVVIEGKQPEQQSIWTQLLVASFPILVIIAVFMFFMRQMQGGAGGKGGPMSFGKSKARLLSEDQVKTTLGDVAGCDEAKEEVGELVEFLRDPGKFQRLGGRIPRGVLMVGPPGTGKTLLAKAIAGEAKVPFFTISGSDFVEMFVGVGASRVRDMFEQAKKHAPCIIFIDEIDAVGRHRGAGMGGGHDEREQTLNQLLVEMDGFEVNDGIIVIAATNRPDVLDPALLRPGRFDRQVVVGLPDIRGREQILKVHMRKVPMGEDVNPGVIARGTPGFSGADLANLVNEASLFAARTGKRIVEMKEFELAKDKIMMGAERKSMVMSEKEKRNTAYHEAGHAIVGRVVPEHDPVYKVSIIPRGRALGVTMFLPEEDRYSLSKRALISQICSLYGGRIAEEMTLGFDGVTTGASNDIMRASQIARNMVTKWGLSEKLGPLMYAEDENDMYLGRGGGGQNSSVSAETARLIDSEVRSIIDQCYGSAKQILTDHRDKLDAMADALMKYETIDAEQIDDIMAGRAPREPRDWGQGGSGTGTPVAPLDPRPEAPIGGPAAEL
- the rlmE gene encoding 23S rRNA (uridine(2552)-2'-O)-methyltransferase RlmE, coding for MARSKTSHNWLREHFDDHYVKMAQKDGYRSRASYKLLEIQEKDRLIRPGMTVIDLGAAPGGWSQVTSRLIGGQGRLIASDILEMDSIPDVTFIQGDFTEDVVLAQILEAVGNTQVDLVISDMAPNMSGLAAVDMPRAMFLCELALDLAGRVLRPGGDFLVKVFQGDGFDVFHKSVRQVFDKVQMRKPAASRDRSREQYLLGRGFRGIKGAESDERL